In Saccharomonospora marina XMU15, one genomic interval encodes:
- a CDS encoding uroporphyrinogen-III synthase, with protein sequence MGELSGVTIGITAERRAEEFIEALRRHGATVRHAPTIRIVPLPDDEQLRSATRAVVADGVDLAVVTTGAGFRGWLSAAHGWGMAEPLLATLGRCELFVRGPKAKGAVRAHGLAERWSAPSETNSELFDHVLAQGVRGSRVAVQLHGSPLAEHTAALRAAGASVVELQPYRWQWPADLSRANELIAEVLAGGVAALAFTSAPATQNLLTLARESGRYDQFVSALAKRVVCACVGPVTAAPLTELGVPTLQPRRQRLGALVKLLVAELGDQRPRS encoded by the coding sequence ATGGGTGAGCTGAGCGGGGTCACCATCGGGATCACCGCCGAGCGGCGCGCCGAGGAATTCATCGAAGCGCTGAGGAGGCACGGTGCCACGGTCAGGCACGCGCCGACCATCCGGATCGTGCCACTACCCGACGACGAACAGCTCAGGTCCGCCACCCGAGCCGTCGTGGCCGACGGGGTGGACCTCGCCGTCGTGACGACCGGAGCCGGATTTCGTGGCTGGCTTTCGGCGGCACACGGCTGGGGCATGGCGGAGCCGTTGCTCGCCACGCTCGGGCGTTGCGAGCTGTTCGTGCGCGGACCCAAGGCGAAGGGGGCGGTGCGGGCGCACGGCCTGGCCGAGCGGTGGTCGGCGCCGAGCGAGACGAACAGCGAGCTGTTCGACCACGTGCTGGCGCAGGGTGTCCGGGGCAGCCGGGTCGCGGTGCAACTGCACGGCTCGCCGCTGGCCGAGCACACCGCCGCGCTGCGGGCGGCCGGTGCGAGCGTGGTGGAGTTGCAGCCGTACCGCTGGCAGTGGCCTGCCGACCTCTCGCGGGCGAACGAGCTGATCGCCGAGGTGCTCGCGGGCGGCGTGGCAGCGCTGGCGTTCACCAGTGCACCGGCGACGCAGAACCTGCTCACGCTGGCCCGCGAGTCCGGCCGCTACGACCAGTTCGTTTCGGCGCTGGCGAAGCGGGTGGTGTGCGCGTGCGTGGGTCCGGTGACCGCGGCGCCGCTCACCGAACTCGGTGTGCCCACCCTGCAGCCGCGGCGGCAGCGGTTGGGTGCGCTGGTCAAGTTGCTGGTCGCCGAACTCGGTGACCAGCGCCCACGCAGCTGA
- a CDS encoding uroporphyrinogen-III synthase, with protein sequence MTAILPLAGFSIGITAARRADELGALLVRKGATVRYGPAIRIVPLADDTELRRATTVLLEQPVDAVVATTGIGFRGWIEAAEGWGLGDVLLQRLAGTNLLTRGPKAKGAVRAAGLSEVYSPASESNAELLQYLLDSGVRGKRVAVQLHGEPLPYFVESLRAAGAEVVEIAVYRWVGPADPGPLDRLIDAVLDGSVDALPFTSAPAAASTLAMAKRTGRQPALVEALSTRVVAACVGPITAAPLAALGIPTVQPQRARIGALARTLADTLIARSPRLCVAGSEIELRGQAAVVDGELCDVAPAPMAVLRALAARPGRVVSRRELTAALPSGGEEHAVETAIGRLRTSLGEGRLVQTVVKRGYRLAVAAREAEAR encoded by the coding sequence GTGACCGCCATCCTTCCCCTCGCCGGGTTCTCGATCGGGATCACGGCCGCCAGGCGTGCCGACGAGCTGGGAGCGTTACTGGTGCGCAAAGGTGCCACCGTCCGCTACGGTCCCGCGATCCGGATCGTCCCGCTCGCCGACGACACCGAACTGCGCAGGGCCACCACGGTGCTGCTGGAGCAACCGGTCGATGCCGTGGTGGCGACCACCGGAATCGGCTTCCGCGGCTGGATCGAGGCGGCTGAGGGCTGGGGCCTCGGTGATGTGTTGCTGCAGCGGCTGGCAGGCACGAACCTGCTCACCCGAGGCCCGAAGGCGAAGGGCGCGGTGCGCGCGGCAGGCCTTTCCGAGGTCTACTCGCCCGCCTCGGAAAGCAACGCGGAACTGTTGCAGTACCTGCTCGACTCCGGCGTGCGGGGTAAGCGGGTCGCGGTGCAACTGCACGGCGAGCCGTTGCCGTACTTCGTCGAGTCGCTTCGCGCCGCCGGTGCCGAGGTGGTGGAGATCGCCGTGTACCGCTGGGTGGGCCCTGCCGACCCAGGCCCGCTCGACCGGTTGATCGACGCGGTGCTCGACGGCTCCGTCGACGCGTTGCCGTTCACCAGCGCACCGGCCGCCGCGAGCACGCTGGCCATGGCCAAGCGAACCGGCAGGCAACCCGCACTGGTCGAAGCGCTTTCCACCAGGGTGGTGGCCGCCTGCGTCGGTCCCATCACGGCAGCTCCGCTCGCCGCGCTGGGTATCCCGACCGTGCAGCCGCAGCGCGCCAGGATCGGTGCGCTCGCCAGAACCTTGGCCGACACCTTGATCGCTCGCTCGCCCCGGCTGTGCGTGGCGGGCAGCGAGATCGAGCTGCGCGGTCAGGCCGCCGTCGTGGACGGGGAACTGTGCGACGTGGCGCCCGCTCCGATGGCCGTGTTGCGGGCGCTGGCCGCGCGACCCGGCAGGGTGGTGTCCCGCAGGGAACTCACCGCCGCGCTGCCCAGCGGCGGAGAGGAGCACGCGGTGGAGACCGCCATCGGCAGGCTGCGAACCTCGCTCGGCGAGGGACGGCTGGTGCAGACCGTGGTCAAGCGTGGGTACCGGCTGGCCGTGGCTGCGAGGGAGGCGGAGGCGCGGTGA
- a CDS encoding DUF3224 domain-containing protein, with product MSENSFSMKTWEEQVVSGADDGPRYAHARASFSYRGIIEGTSTCDYLLYYDGTPHNGGQRAPGFERIAGSVEGRKGSFVIRHDVAYGPEGIQDRFTVVAGSGTGELAGISGCGTAAGSQETVAYTFDYTLDRSSGARTRS from the coding sequence ATGAGTGAGAACAGCTTCAGCATGAAGACATGGGAGGAGCAGGTCGTCAGCGGCGCCGACGACGGTCCGCGCTACGCCCATGCCAGGGCCAGCTTCAGCTACCGCGGCATCATCGAGGGCACCTCCACGTGCGATTACCTGCTCTACTACGACGGCACACCACACAACGGCGGGCAACGGGCCCCCGGTTTCGAACGGATAGCGGGAAGCGTCGAGGGCAGGAAGGGCAGTTTCGTCATCCGGCACGATGTGGCGTACGGCCCGGAAGGTATCCAGGACCGCTTCACCGTCGTCGCAGGTTCGGGCACGGGGGAGCTTGCCGGTATCTCGGGCTGCGGCACGGCCGCGGGTTCGCAGGAGACGGTGGCGTACACGTTCGACTACACCCTGGACAGGAGTAGCGGTGCTCGAACTCGATCGTGA
- a CDS encoding DNA glycosylase AlkZ-like family protein — MLELDREQVLAYRIARHGLSRDQDDPAKLAVFDLGVQDATARAAAELALAARLPTDRPVSLVDDARFTLLWSHRGAPHYHRTEDVAALIPALLPVDDADTLARLSWQRKEVADAGMPATQVLLTAARAMREAVPAAMTKGSASTAVTRLVPAALTRWCRPCQATHIHEQLMRLAAPLAGLRLVAGATPATLEPLADRPRIPVATDIARVTRVVVDYLRLHGPALPTEAAGFLGSTRATVTERLWPSDLVEVRVDGKKRYIPADRVAELANPPTPDFVRLLPPWDPFLQARDRELLVPDKAHRKELWKVLGNPGALLAHGEVAGTWRTKSAGKRLEVTFTELLRLGTAARAAAKEEAARVAAVRGYADLRVAWS; from the coding sequence GTGCTCGAACTCGATCGTGAGCAGGTGCTGGCCTACCGCATCGCTCGCCACGGGTTGTCGCGCGACCAGGACGACCCGGCGAAGCTCGCCGTGTTCGACCTCGGTGTGCAGGACGCCACCGCCCGCGCCGCTGCGGAACTCGCGCTGGCGGCCCGGTTGCCCACCGACCGGCCGGTGTCGCTGGTCGACGACGCGCGGTTCACGCTCCTCTGGTCGCACCGGGGTGCCCCGCACTACCACCGGACCGAGGATGTCGCGGCGCTCATTCCCGCGTTGCTGCCCGTGGACGACGCCGACACGCTGGCTCGCCTTTCGTGGCAGCGCAAGGAGGTCGCCGACGCGGGCATGCCCGCGACACAGGTGTTGCTCACGGCCGCGCGCGCGATGCGGGAGGCGGTGCCCGCCGCGATGACGAAGGGCTCGGCCAGTACGGCGGTGACAAGGCTGGTGCCCGCCGCGCTCACCCGGTGGTGCAGGCCGTGCCAGGCCACGCACATCCACGAGCAGCTCATGCGGCTTGCGGCCCCGCTGGCCGGTCTCCGGCTCGTCGCGGGTGCCACGCCCGCGACCCTCGAGCCGTTGGCCGACCGGCCGCGCATACCGGTGGCCACCGATATCGCGCGCGTGACGCGTGTCGTGGTGGACTACCTGCGGCTGCACGGCCCGGCCCTGCCCACCGAGGCCGCGGGCTTCCTGGGCTCCACCCGTGCCACGGTCACCGAGCGGCTGTGGCCTTCGGACCTGGTCGAGGTGCGCGTTGACGGCAAGAAGCGCTACATCCCGGCCGACCGCGTGGCGGAGTTGGCGAACCCGCCAACGCCCGACTTCGTGCGGCTGCTGCCGCCGTGGGACCCGTTCCTGCAGGCAAGGGACAGGGAGTTGCTGGTGCCGGACAAGGCGCACCGCAAGGAGTTGTGGAAAGTCCTCGGAAACCCGGGTGCGTTGCTGGCGCACGGGGAGGTGGCGGGCACGTGGCGCACGAAGTCGGCGGGTAAGCGGCTGGAGGTGACCTTCACCGAGTTGCTGCGGCTGGGCACGGCCGCCCGCGCGGCAGCGAAGGAGGAGGCCGCACGGGTGGCGGCCGTCCGTGGTTACGCCGACCTGCGGGTCGCGTGGTCGTGA
- a CDS encoding helix-turn-helix transcriptional regulator — protein sequence MRASRLLAVLLSLQNRGRMTARQLADELEVSVRTIYRDIDALCAAGVPVYAERGRAGAYQLLDGYRTRLTGMSGEEAGALALSGLPDAAAELGLGTVLAAAQLKLHAALPEGLRTRAAELTQRFHVDIPGWHRGIERVERLAEVADAVWRSRRVRITYRRWDGSGVERDIEPLGLVLKAGNWYLVARCGDSDSAGDRDSDYDGDYRVYRVSRIDELTDLGPFGRPEPFDLVGYWRDWSRQFERRMYPRIAVVRLSPLGRDLVPFFLGSVGARALREDCREPDEDGWSVVELPVERGRPALGELLRFGPELQVLEPADLRRELADAVARMGAMYG from the coding sequence ATGCGAGCGAGCAGGCTGCTCGCGGTGCTGCTGTCGCTGCAGAACCGCGGGCGGATGACGGCACGACAGCTCGCCGACGAGCTCGAGGTGTCGGTGCGCACGATCTACCGCGACATCGATGCGCTCTGCGCCGCGGGCGTGCCGGTGTACGCCGAGCGCGGCCGCGCGGGCGCCTACCAGCTGCTCGACGGCTACCGCACCCGGCTGACCGGCATGTCGGGGGAGGAGGCTGGGGCGCTGGCGCTGTCCGGGTTGCCCGATGCCGCGGCCGAGCTCGGCCTCGGCACCGTGCTGGCGGCGGCGCAACTGAAACTGCACGCCGCGCTGCCCGAGGGACTGCGTACCAGGGCGGCGGAACTGACCCAGCGGTTCCACGTGGACATCCCCGGTTGGCACAGGGGTATCGAGCGCGTCGAGCGGCTGGCCGAGGTCGCGGACGCGGTGTGGCGTTCCCGGCGAGTGAGGATCACCTACCGGCGCTGGGACGGCAGCGGTGTCGAGCGCGACATCGAGCCGCTGGGGCTGGTGCTGAAGGCGGGCAACTGGTATCTGGTCGCCCGGTGCGGCGACAGTGACAGTGCCGGTGACCGTGACAGTGATTACGACGGTGACTACCGGGTCTACCGGGTCTCGCGCATCGACGAGCTGACCGACCTCGGCCCTTTCGGCCGACCGGAGCCCTTCGACCTCGTCGGGTACTGGCGGGACTGGTCGCGGCAGTTCGAACGCAGAATGTATCCCAGAATTGCCGTTGTACGACTGTCGCCGCTCGGGCGTGACCTCGTACCGTTCTTCCTGGGCTCGGTCGGTGCTCGCGCGTTGCGGGAGGACTGCCGGGAACCGGACGAGGACGGGTGGTCGGTCGTGGAATTGCCGGTGGAGCGGGGTAGGCCCGCGCTGGGTGAGTTGCTGCGGTTCGGACCCGAACTGCAGGTGCTCGAGCCCGCCGACCTCAGGCGGGAACTGGCGGACGCGGTGGCCAGGATGGGCGCGATGTATGGGTGA
- a CDS encoding ATP-dependent helicase, with protein sequence MHARLVRSPAEPARPREWEEGASRLLAAAQGHLRVLGGPGTGKTTLLAATAVARVRQGADPESLLVLTSSRRAADALRTEITRSLTAEPGHSGSTIREPVVRTVHSYAFAVLRLQAALNDLPAPRLLSGPEQDVVVRELLAGDLERGAPDWPEKLRQALVVPGFAEELRDLLLRAAERGLGPEDLVKLGRQQGKDEWVAAGSFWRQYEEVTLLQGAGGNALGEPGSPALDAAELVASALVELEGDPGLLAREQARVRHLLVDDAQHLDPLQYRLLQLLGSSADDYVLAGDPDQAVFSFRGADPRLLADADPRGERTITLTRCHRMTPSVHQAVASIAAHLPGAGTHRRTRPNRAAEGVVRTRLLPTPAAEAAWVADQLRRAHLVDGVPWSRMAVLVRSPARSFPVLQRALATAGVPIATATEELPLARQPGVRPLLSLLRLASDPGALDADTAEMLLASPLGGADPLALRRLRRGLRRLELAAGGERSSDELLVTALREGDVLAGLAEAEAAPVRRVGRLLATARDAVEHGAGVEDVLWQVWQAGGLQDKLVQRAARGGTLGAQADRDLDAVVALFDAAARYVDRLPKAGVAGFAEYLGSQHIAGDSLAPVARRGAGVSLLTAHGAAGREWTVVAVVGAQEGSWPDLRLRGSLLGVERLVDLLSGVDGAGVSATAPLLAEERRLFYVAASRATTTLLVTAVQGEDEQPSRFVAELVESDTDTEPGPDVRRTETERALVLSELVGQLRAAVCDTAAEPRRRRLAARQLARLARAGVPGAHPNQWYGLCEVSTTDPLRGPDEVVRVSPSTVDTLAKCPLRWLLERHGGADPAQLAAVTGTLVHALAQAAANGADAERLRAELDAAWAKVDAGAPWFSRRERRRVEQMVGNFLDWLHRSRSELTQLGVEQDMAVELPVAGAGEHGPKVKLTGRVDRLEVDGEGRPVIVDIKTGKTVISTAEAEQHPQLAAYQLALLLGAFAEHGEQPGGAALVYVAKSHNRTGATERRQPPLDEEATRHWLEVLRTAAAATAGPGYAARENSDCDRCPGRTSCPLRPEGRQVTGP encoded by the coding sequence GTGCATGCGCGGTTGGTGCGTTCGCCTGCCGAGCCTGCCCGGCCGCGCGAGTGGGAGGAAGGTGCCAGCCGCCTGCTCGCCGCCGCGCAGGGCCACCTGCGCGTGCTCGGCGGCCCAGGTACCGGCAAGACCACACTGCTCGCCGCCACGGCCGTGGCCAGGGTGCGGCAGGGCGCCGACCCGGAGAGCCTGCTCGTGCTGACTTCCTCTCGCAGGGCGGCCGACGCGCTGCGGACCGAGATCACCCGCAGCCTCACCGCAGAGCCGGGACACAGCGGGAGCACCATTCGCGAGCCGGTAGTCCGCACCGTTCACTCCTATGCCTTCGCCGTGCTGCGGCTGCAGGCCGCGCTCAACGACCTTCCCGCTCCCCGGCTGCTTTCCGGGCCGGAGCAGGACGTCGTCGTGCGCGAGCTACTCGCGGGCGACCTCGAAAGGGGCGCCCCGGACTGGCCGGAGAAGCTGCGGCAGGCGCTGGTCGTGCCGGGCTTCGCCGAGGAGCTTCGGGACCTGCTGTTGCGTGCGGCCGAGCGGGGGCTGGGCCCCGAGGATCTGGTGAAGCTCGGACGGCAGCAGGGCAAGGACGAATGGGTCGCGGCGGGCAGCTTCTGGCGGCAGTACGAAGAGGTCACCCTGCTGCAGGGTGCGGGCGGCAACGCGCTCGGCGAACCGGGGTCGCCCGCGCTGGACGCGGCCGAACTGGTGGCCAGCGCGCTGGTGGAGCTGGAGGGCGATCCCGGCCTGCTCGCCCGCGAGCAGGCCCGGGTAAGGCACCTGCTTGTCGACGACGCACAACACCTCGACCCGCTGCAGTACCGGCTGCTGCAACTGCTCGGCAGCTCCGCCGACGACTACGTACTCGCCGGTGACCCGGACCAGGCGGTGTTCTCCTTCCGTGGCGCCGATCCTCGGCTGCTCGCCGACGCTGATCCTCGAGGGGAGCGGACGATCACGCTGACCCGCTGCCACCGGATGACGCCCTCGGTGCATCAGGCGGTCGCAAGCATCGCCGCGCACCTGCCCGGTGCGGGCACGCACCGCCGAACGCGGCCCAACCGGGCAGCCGAGGGAGTCGTGCGCACCCGATTGCTGCCGACTCCCGCCGCCGAGGCGGCGTGGGTCGCCGATCAGCTTCGCCGCGCGCACCTGGTCGACGGCGTGCCGTGGTCGCGGATGGCAGTGCTGGTGCGCTCGCCCGCCCGGTCGTTTCCCGTGCTGCAACGGGCGCTCGCAACAGCGGGCGTGCCCATCGCCACCGCCACCGAGGAACTGCCACTGGCCAGGCAGCCGGGCGTTCGGCCGTTACTCAGCCTGCTGCGGTTGGCGAGTGATCCCGGTGCTCTTGACGCCGACACCGCCGAGATGCTGCTCGCCTCTCCGCTCGGCGGCGCCGATCCGTTGGCGCTTCGCAGGTTGCGCCGCGGGTTGCGCAGGCTGGAGCTGGCCGCCGGTGGTGAGCGCTCCAGCGACGAGTTGCTTGTCACCGCTTTGCGTGAAGGCGACGTGCTCGCCGGGCTCGCCGAGGCGGAGGCCGCCCCCGTGCGCAGGGTCGGTCGGCTGCTCGCGACGGCAAGGGACGCGGTGGAACACGGTGCGGGTGTCGAGGACGTGCTGTGGCAGGTGTGGCAGGCCGGCGGGCTGCAGGACAAGCTCGTGCAGCGCGCCGCGCGTGGCGGCACGCTGGGGGCGCAGGCCGACCGCGACCTCGACGCCGTGGTGGCACTCTTCGACGCGGCGGCGCGGTATGTCGACAGGTTGCCGAAGGCGGGTGTCGCGGGATTCGCCGAATATCTCGGTTCGCAGCACATCGCGGGCGACTCGCTTGCACCGGTCGCCAGGCGGGGCGCCGGTGTGTCGCTGCTTACCGCGCACGGCGCGGCCGGCCGCGAGTGGACGGTGGTGGCCGTCGTCGGCGCGCAGGAGGGCAGCTGGCCGGACCTTCGGTTGCGCGGCTCGCTGCTCGGCGTGGAGCGACTTGTCGATCTGCTGTCCGGAGTGGATGGTGCGGGCGTTTCGGCGACCGCTCCGCTGCTGGCGGAGGAACGCAGGCTGTTCTACGTCGCCGCGAGCAGGGCCACCACCACGCTGCTCGTCACAGCAGTGCAGGGCGAGGACGAGCAGCCCTCCCGGTTCGTCGCCGAGTTGGTGGAAAGCGACACCGACACCGAGCCGGGGCCGGACGTGCGCAGGACCGAGACCGAGCGTGCGCTCGTGCTCTCGGAGCTGGTGGGCCAGCTGCGGGCGGCGGTGTGCGACACCGCCGCCGAACCCCGCCGCAGGCGGCTCGCCGCCCGGCAGCTGGCCCGGCTGGCCAGAGCCGGGGTACCCGGCGCGCACCCGAACCAGTGGTACGGGCTGTGCGAGGTGTCCACGACAGACCCGTTGCGCGGCCCCGACGAGGTCGTGCGGGTCTCACCCTCCACCGTGGACACACTGGCGAAATGCCCGCTGCGCTGGCTGCTGGAACGCCACGGTGGCGCGGACCCCGCCCAGCTCGCCGCCGTCACCGGCACGCTCGTGCACGCACTGGCACAGGCTGCCGCCAACGGTGCCGACGCCGAACGGTTGCGCGCCGAACTGGACGCGGCATGGGCGAAGGTCGACGCGGGAGCCCCGTGGTTCTCGCGCAGGGAACGTCGCCGGGTCGAGCAGATGGTCGGCAACTTCCTCGACTGGCTGCACCGGAGCAGGAGCGAACTCACCCAACTGGGCGTCGAGCAGGACATGGCGGTGGAACTGCCCGTGGCAGGGGCGGGCGAGCACGGCCCGAAGGTCAAACTCACCGGCCGCGTCGACCGGTTGGAGGTGGACGGCGAAGGCAGGCCGGTGATCGTGGACATCAAGACCGGCAAGACCGTGATCAGCACGGCGGAGGCCGAGCAGCATCCACAGCTCGCGGCCTACCAGCTCGCGTTGCTGCTCGGCGCGTTCGCCGAACACGGTGAGCAGCCCGGCGGCGCCGCGCTGGTGTACGTCGCCAAGTCGCACAACCGCACCGGCGCCACCGAGCGCAGGCAGCCACCGCTGGACGAGGAGGCCACCCGGCACTGGCTCGAGGTGCTGCGTACCGCGGCGGCCGCCACGGCGGGACCAGGTTACGCGGCTAGGGAGAACTCCGACTGCGATCGCTGCCCCGGCCGCACGTCGTGCCCGCTGCGCCCCGAGGGCAGGCAGGTGACCGGCCCGTGA
- the nirD gene encoding nitrite reductase small subunit NirD — translation MTAMAEQTWVAVCEADSVLPAYGVAALLPGGEQVAVFRTEDDEFYALSNHDPFSGAGVLSRGIVGDSGGVPVVASPIYKQRFDLRDGSCIDDDHVRVRTYPVRVSDGIVHVGSP, via the coding sequence ATGACCGCGATGGCGGAGCAGACGTGGGTGGCCGTGTGCGAGGCGGATTCGGTGTTGCCCGCCTACGGGGTGGCCGCGCTGCTGCCTGGTGGCGAGCAGGTCGCCGTCTTCCGCACCGAGGACGACGAGTTCTACGCGCTGTCCAATCACGACCCGTTCAGCGGGGCGGGCGTGCTTTCCCGCGGCATCGTGGGCGACAGCGGCGGGGTGCCGGTCGTGGCGTCGCCGATCTACAAGCAGCGCTTCGACCTGCGCGACGGCAGCTGCATCGACGACGACCACGTGCGCGTGCGTACCTACCCGGTCAGGGTGAGCGACGGTATCGTCCACGTGGGCTCGCCGTGA
- a CDS encoding MGMT family protein: MDEELHERVRDVVRAIPSGAVATYGDVAAAAGARTPRLVGRILSEDGHDLPWHRVLRADGTPAPHLARRQLELLRAEGVLADGQRVSLARYRWRG; encoded by the coding sequence ATGGACGAGGAGCTGCACGAGCGGGTACGGGATGTCGTCAGGGCCATCCCCAGCGGCGCTGTGGCCACCTACGGCGACGTCGCGGCGGCCGCTGGTGCGCGCACGCCGAGGCTGGTGGGCCGGATCCTTTCCGAGGACGGCCACGACCTGCCGTGGCATCGGGTGCTGCGGGCCGACGGGACGCCTGCGCCGCACCTGGCGCGCAGGCAACTCGAACTGCTGAGGGCCGAAGGCGTCCTTGCCGACGGTCAGCGGGTGAGCCTGGCGAGGTACCGCTGGCGGGGCTGA
- a CDS encoding sirohydrochlorin chelatase: MIVLVAHGTRDPEGARVIDRLASRVRARGVGVRVAFADVLRPDVTAVLDGLRCPADGTVVVPAFLAHGYHVRADIPAQVARSSRPRTVVSRPLGPAPVLLGAVCDRLREAGYREGDAVVLAAAGSSDERALSEVNSVAAALAARLGTAVRVGYAATATPTVADAVAAA; the protein is encoded by the coding sequence GTGATCGTGCTCGTCGCTCACGGCACGCGCGACCCCGAGGGAGCGCGGGTCATCGACCGGCTCGCCTCGCGGGTGCGGGCAAGGGGTGTCGGTGTGCGGGTCGCCTTCGCCGACGTGCTCCGACCGGACGTGACGGCCGTTCTGGACGGGTTGCGCTGCCCTGCGGATGGCACGGTGGTGGTCCCGGCGTTCCTTGCCCACGGTTACCACGTCCGCGCCGACATCCCCGCGCAGGTGGCGCGCAGCTCGCGGCCGCGAACGGTGGTGAGCAGGCCGTTGGGTCCGGCGCCGGTGCTGCTGGGGGCGGTGTGCGACAGGCTGCGCGAGGCGGGCTACCGCGAGGGTGACGCGGTGGTGCTCGCCGCGGCCGGGTCGAGCGACGAGCGGGCGCTGAGCGAGGTGAACTCGGTCGCCGCCGCGCTCGCCGCCAGGCTGGGCACCGCCGTCCGCGTGGGATACGCGGCCACGGCGACCCCGACGGTGGCCGACGCGGTCGCCGCCGCTC